A region of the Dickeya chrysanthemi NCPPB 402 genome:
AGTCAAACGCCGCCAGCACCGGCTGCAACACCGTTTCCATGCCGTCGCCATGTCTGCGCACGGCAAACCCGGCATCCTGCGCATTTTCGATCATATCTGGCGCTTCGATACCGGGCTTAAAAGCCGCCTGTTGCGGCGCTTTCAGACCGAAAAAGTCTAAACTTCCTTATTATATATCGCATCCTGAAATAACCTGCCGTTTTGACCGTTGATTCATTCAGCAATAATCAGTAAAACGCTTCAGACAGCTCTTCACGGAACAGCGCCATGCCAGCAGACACTTACACGATGGACGAACTTGACCGCGGTATCCTCAATGCACTGATGGATAACGCCCGCACGCCCTACGCCGAACTGGCCAAACAGTTCACGGTTAGCCCTGGGACAATCCACGTTCGGGTGGAAAAAATGAAGCAGGCCGGCGTCATCGTGGGTACACGGCTGGACGTGAACCCCAAACAATTGGGCTATGACGTCTGTTGTTTTATCGGCATCATCCTGAAAAGCGCCAAGGACTATCCCTCTGCGCTGGAGAAACTCAATAATCTGGAAGAAGTGGTGGAAGCTTATTACACCACTGGGCATTACAGCATTTTCATCAAAGTCATGTGTCGTTCTATCGATGCACTGCAGCATGTACTTATCAACAAGATTCAGACAATTGATGAAATTCAGTCCACCGAAACCCTGATCTCTTTGCAGAACCCGATTATGCGTACCATCGTGCCCTGATGCTTTTTTACTATCCCCCTATTATCCACAGGTAGATCCCACCAAGATCACAGCGTACAATGTGCCGTCATCAATCAGGCGGGATCGCGTATGTCAGACATTACCCTCATCAGCGGCAGCACGCTTGGCAGCGCCGAGTACGTTGCCGAGCATCTGGAATCATTGCTGCAACAGGATGATTTCACTACCAGGCTGCTGCATGGCCCGGAACTGAATGAGGTTGAACCTGAAAATCTGTGGCTAGTGATCACGTCCACCCATGGCGCAGGCGATCTGCCGGATAACTTACAACCGTTTTATGCCGATCTGCAGACGCAACGGCCCGATCTATCGGCAGTTCGCTATGGCGCCATCGGCATCGGCAGCAGTGAGTACGACACCTTCTGCGAAGCGA
Encoded here:
- the asnC gene encoding transcriptional regulator AsnC — translated: MPADTYTMDELDRGILNALMDNARTPYAELAKQFTVSPGTIHVRVEKMKQAGVIVGTRLDVNPKQLGYDVCCFIGIILKSAKDYPSALEKLNNLEEVVEAYYTTGHYSIFIKVMCRSIDALQHVLINKIQTIDEIQSTETLISLQNPIMRTIVP
- the mioC gene encoding FMN-binding protein MioC — encoded protein: MSDITLISGSTLGSAEYVAEHLESLLQQDDFTTRLLHGPELNEVEPENLWLVITSTHGAGDLPDNLQPFYADLQTQRPDLSAVRYGAIGIGSSEYDTFCEAIVKMDQLLQDLGAHRIGSLLKIDITQHDIPEDPAEVWLGSWIKLLK